One segment of Salvia splendens isolate huo1 chromosome 20, SspV2, whole genome shotgun sequence DNA contains the following:
- the LOC121781055 gene encoding bZIP transcription factor RISBZ4-like — MDSKKGVSKGSSIFGARKMKKSESVLALEELFASHEEINHQNKPHILGSSDQLPTDNVHFPFKNSEIPQEYSSITSFTDNYQFSASPNLNPNPTTAIDSPLSICVDSQQSDEDEYIEQYNNNPSDDTKRIKRMVSNRESARRSRRRKQAHLSDLEEQVEQLSGENASLFQQMGDASNQFKDAATNNRLLKSDVGALRAKVKLAEDLLARGSLTSSLSHLIHNYLNTPEDDDYI; from the exons atggataGCAAAAAAGGAGTGTCGAAGGGCAGCTCAATATTTGGTgcaagaaaaatgaagaaaagtgAATCAGTACTGGCTTTGGAGGAGCTGTTTGCATCTCATGAAGAGATTAACCATCAAAATAAACCTCACATTTTGGGAAGCTCCGATCAACTCCCTACAGACAACGTGCATTTTCCTTTCAAAAATTCG GAGATTCCACAAGAATATTCAAGCATTACCTCCTTCACTGATAATTACCAATTCTCAGCTTCTCCAAATTTAAACCCTAATCCAACCACCGCCATCGACTCGCCATTATCCATATGCG TTGACAGTCAACAATCGGACGAAGACGAATACATCGAACAATACAACAATAATCCCTCCGACGACACCAAACGCATCAAAAG GATGGTTTCAAACAGGGAGTCTGCTCGCCGATCAAGGCGACGAAAGCAGGCGCATTTGAGTGATCTTGAAGAGCAAGTCGAGCAGTTAAGTGGTGAGAATGCATCGCTCTTCCAACAGATGGGCGATGCATCTAACCAGTTCAAAGACGCCGCTACTAATAACCGACTCCTTAAATCCGACGTCGGAGCTCTCAGAGCTAAG GTGAAACTAGCGGAGGACTTGTTGGCACGTGGCTCTTTGACGTCGAGTTTGAGCCATCTTATTCACAACTATCTCAACACACCAGAGGATGACGACTATATATGA
- the LOC121782649 gene encoding L-arabinokinase-like, which yields MGAAKRPLVFAYYVTGHGFGHATRVVEVARHLILAGHDVHVVTGAPDYVFTTEIQSPHLFLRKVLLDCGAVQADALTVDRLASLEKYSETAVVPRETILATEVEWLKSIKADFVVSDVVPVACRAAADAGIRSVCVTNFSWDFIYAEYVMAAGHHHRTIVWQIAEDYSHCEFLIRLPGYCPMPAFRDAIDVPLVVRRLHKPREEIRKELGIGEDVKTVILNFGGQPSGWTLQEKFLPSGWLCLVCGASESLDLPPNFVKLAKDAYTPDLIAASDCMLGKIGYGTVSEALAYKIPFVFVRRDYFNEEPFLRNMLEFYQAGVEMIRRDLLTGHWGPYLEHALSLKPSYEGGINGGEAAAKILQDTAYGKNYAADKLSGARRLRDAIVLGYQLQRAPGRDLSIPDWYANAENELGLRTGSPTTLMSEDTFFTPSRPEDFEILHGDCMGLSDTMTFLKSLSELDGILVSGITEKLQKRERKAAAGLFNWEEDIFVARAPGRLDVMGGIADYSGSLVLQMPTREACHVAVQKLHPSKQRLWKHALARQNAKGQGPTPVLQIVSYGSELSNRGPTFDMDLSDFMDGDQLMSYENARSFFARDPSQRWAAYIAGTILVLMKELGVHFENSISVLVSSAVPEGKGVSSSAAVEVATMSAIAASHGLNIEPRQLALLCQKVENHVVGAPCGVMDQMTSACGEANKLLAMVCQPAEVLGLVDIPSHIRFWGIDSGIRHSVGGADYGSVRIGAFMGRKIIKSVAAELLSQSTANGLTSDDLEEDGIELLETEASLDYLCNLSPHRYEALYVNQLPQTILGEAFLGKYADHNDPVTVIDTKRNYGLRAATRHPIYENFRVKAFKALLTSATSDDQLTALGELLYQCHYSYSACGLGSDGTDRVVQLVQEMQHSKHSRAGEGTLYGAKITGGGSGGTVCIVGRNCLRSNEQIIQIQKRYEGATGYLPIVFEGSSPGAGRFGHLRIRRRLRSK from the exons ATGGGAGCTGCCAAACGACCCCTAGTCTTTGCCTATTATGTCACTGGCCACGGTTTCGGCCATGCCACCCGCGTTGTCGAG GTAGCTCGGCATCTCATTCTTGCTGGGCACGATGTTCATGTGGTTACCGGTGCACCAGATTATGTTTTCACAACTGAAATACAGTCTCCTCACCTTTTTCTACGGAAG GTGCTCTTGGATTGTGGAGCAGTTCAAGCGGATGCATTGACAGTTGATCGCCTTGCGTCTTTGGAGAAA TATTCCGAGACGGCTGTAGTGCCTCGTGAGACTATTTTAGCGACTGAAGTAGAGTGGCTGAAGTCCATCAAGGCAGACTTTGTG GTGTCAGATGTCGTTCCAGTTGCTTGCAGAGCAGCAGCTGATGCTGGCATACGCTCTGTTTGTGTCACCAATTTTAG TTGGGACTTCATCTATGCTGAATACGTAATGGCTGCTGGTCATCACCACCGGACCATAGTTTGGCAG ATTGCTGAGGACTATTCACATTGTGAATTTCTTATCCGTCTCCCAGGATACTGCCCAA TGCCTGCATTTCGTGATGCTATTGATGTACCTTTGGTGGTGAGGAGGTTGCACAAGCCCCGTGAGGAG ATCAGGAAAGAACTCGGGATTGGGGAGGATGTGAAGACTGTCATTCTCAACTTTGGAGGGCAG CCCTCAGGTTGGACTTTGCAGGAGAAGTTCCTGCCAAGCGGTTGGCTTTGCCTG GTATGCGGTGCATCTGAGAGTCTTGACCTTCCTCCAAATTTTGTGAAACTTGCAAAAGATGCATACACTCCTGACTTGATAGCAGCATCTGATTGCATGCTTG gCAAAATTGGATACGGAACAGTCAGTGAGGCCCTTGCATACAAGATTCCGTTTGTCTTTGTGCGCCGGGACTACTTCAATGAAGAACCATTTTTAAGAAATATGCTAGAG TTCTATCAAGCTGGTGTTGAGATGATTAGAAGGGACCTATTAACTGGACACTGGGGACCATATCTCGAACATGCGCTTAGCTTAAAACCGAGCTATGAGGGTGGCATAAACGGCGGAGAG GCTGCAGCTAAAATTTTGCAAGATACAGCCTATGGTAAAAATTATGCAGCGGACAAG CTTAGTGGGGCTCGGAGATTGCGTGATGCTATTGTTCTTGGGTATCAATTGCAAAGGGCTCCAGGCAGAGATCTCAGTATCCCAGATTGGTATGCGAATGCTGAAAATGAACTTGGTCTTCGCACTGGATCTCCTACCACTCTGATGAGTGAAGATACTTTTTTCACGCCATC ACGCCCTGAAGATTTTGAGATTCTTCACGGAGATTGTATGGGCCTTTCTGATACCATGACTTTCTTGAAGAGCCTATCagaacttgatggtatccttgtTTCTGGAATTACTGAGAAACTCCAAAAGAGGGAACGAAAAGCTGCTGCAGGTCTCTTTAACTGGGAG GAAGACATTTTTGTGGCAAGAGCACCTGGAAGATTGGATGTTATGGGTGGAATTGCTGATTACTCGGGAAGCCTTGTACTTCAG ATGCCGACAAGAGAAGCTTGCCACGTTGCAGTGCAAAAGTTACATCCTTCTAAACAGAGATTGTGGAAGCACGCCCTGGCTCGACAGAATGCTAAGGGACAAGGGCCAACTCCTGTTCTGCAAATT GTATCATATGGATCCGAATTAAGCAATCGGGGGCCTACCTTTGACATGGATCTGTCAGATTTTATGGATGGAGACCAACTCATGTCATACGAAAATGCCAGAAGTTTCTTTGCTCGGGATCCATCGCAAAG ATGGGCAGCATATATTGCGGGGACCATTCTGGTTCTGATGAAAGAACTGGGAGTTCACTTTGAGAATAGTATTAGTGTTCTG GTATCCTCTGCCGTGCCAGAAGGCAAAGGTGTCTCTTCTTCTGCAGCTGTGGAAGTCGCTACGATGTCTGCCATTGCCGCTTCTCATG GATTAAATATCGAGCCAAGACAGCTTGCTTTGCTCTGCCAAAAG GTGGAAAATCATGTAGTTGGAGCTCCATGCGGTGTCATGGATCAGATGACTTCTGCGTGCGGTGAAGCTAACAAACTTCTCGCAATGGTTTGTCAG CCTGCTGAGGTATTAGGTCTCGTGGACATTCCTAGTCATATACGATTTTGGGGAATTGATTCCGGAATCCGCCATAG TGTTGGTGGTGCTGATTACGGATCTGTCAGAATAGGAGCCTTCATGGGTCGGAAAATTATTAAATCCGTGGCAGCAGAGTTGCTATCACAGTCTACTGCTAATGGTTTGACGTCGGATGATCTGGAAGAAGATGGAATCGAACTACTTGAAACTGAGGCTTCCTTGGACTACTTATGCAACTTGTCACCGCATAG ATACGAAGCTCTCTATGTCAATCAACTTCCTCAAACGATACTCGGTGAGGCTTTCTTGGGGAAATATGCTGACCATAATGATCCAGTCACTGTCATTGATACAAAGAGAAATTACGGACTCAGAGCAGCTACCAGGCATCCGATATACGAAAATTTCCGTGTAAAG GCCTTCAAAGCATTACTAACATCAGCAACTTCAGATGATCAATTAACTGCTCTTGGAGAATTATTGTATCAG TGCCACTATAGCTACAGCGCCTGTGGGCTCGGCTCAGATGGGACAGACCGGGTGGTGCAGCTAGTGCAAGAAATGCAGCACAGCAAACACTCTAGGGCGGGTGAGGGAACGTTGTACGGTGCAAAAATCACCGGAGGAGGATCTGGAGGCACTGTTTGCATTGTTGGGAGGAACTGCTTACGAAGCAACGAGCAAATTATTCAG ATACAGAAGCGATACGAAGGTGCAACGGGATACTTACCTATCGTTTTCGAAGGATCCTCTCCCGGTGCAGGGAGATTTGGCCATCTGAGAATTCGTCGTCGCCTCCGATCTAAGTAG
- the LOC121782078 gene encoding uncharacterized protein LOC121782078 isoform X1 — MEPLTILVDELKRLATTAQDLAHSLLNSGRRRSPIDILKRLQREAFSDIMKLRDRQDKVERLLTFYKSSKGSPFQESGTHVRGNVDVLGAFFVMDGVDEQKYDAVQRSAIRNGIDARLRFETDVREKDKLVAEFSANGKGQGDMLGGSLSLAKILYAAHFSDWFSAVAIPMGAQCRDVAHPTSTHQERGVTSYSDSGPPFLYQHSGSAIGIAVRKMNIVASMAQFVSNFSMQDDADGLGCSLSTLGQIVWDLSRNTKLSLLGVHRVSQPSGQNINLGALAFPLSRFRRYRFSETSAQEEDQPIRNSNGSIALMLNSEIEDSTRIGGWIETKNSNPGHLQWAVTMSDTPEDELGWGLTLGGMLQGPKRLQHFQMETFLNMNFGKRFTLRPGLVYVKDGVTQFPALTIHSSWSL, encoded by the exons ATGGAGCCTCTAACAATATTAGTCGATGAGCTCAAACGGCTCGCCACAACGGCGCAAGACTTGGCTCACAGCCTCCTTAACTCCGGCCGCCGCCGCAGCCCG ATTGATATCTTGAAGCGGTTACAAAGGGAAGCCTTTTCAGATATCATGAAACTCAGGGATAGGCAAGACAAGGTAGAAAGGCTACTCACTTTCTATAAATCTTCCAAGGGAAGTCCATTCCAGGAATCCGGCACTCATGTGAGGGGAAATGTGGATGTACTAGGGGCTTTCTTCGTTATGGATGGTGTTGACGAGCAGAAATATGATGCCGTTCAAAGATCTGCTATTAGAAATGGTATTGATGCAAGACTGAGATTTGAAACTGATGTAAGGGAGAAGGATAAACTTGTAGCAGAATTTTCTGCCAATGGTAAAGGTCAAGGTGATATGCTGGGTGGTTCACTTTCGCTTGCAAAAATTCTCTATGCTGCACATTTTAGTGATTGGTTCTCTGCCGTTGCAATACCAATGGGTGCACAATGCAGAGATGTTGCTCACCCAACAAGTACTCATCAG GAAAGGGGAGTAACTAGCTATTCTGATAGTGGACCTCCATTTCTGTATCAGCATAGTGGCAGTGCCATCGGTATAGCTGTGAGAAAAATGAACATAGTTGCCTCTATGGCGCAGTTTGTATCCAATTTTTCAATGCAGGATGATGCAGATGGATTAGGGTGTTCCTTGAGTACGCTTGGACAGATTGTCTGGGATCTCTCTAGAAACACGAAGCTTTCACTTTTGGGTGTGCACAGAGTCTCCCAGCCATCAGGTCAAAATATCAACCTTGGAGCATTGGCATTCCCCCTGAGCAGATTTAGACGTTACAGATTTTCAGAGACGTCTGCACAGGAGGAAGATCAACCAATACGTAACTCTAATGGCTCCATTGCTCTGATGTTAAACTCAGAAATTGAGGACAGTACAAGGATAGGAGGCTGGATAGAGACCAAAAACTCCAACCCCGGGCACCTGCAGTGGGCAGTGACAATGTCTGATACTCCAGAAGATGAGCTCGGGTGGGGTTTGACCTTGGGTGGGATGTTGCAAGGTCCAAAACGGTTGCAACATTTTCAGATGGAGACATTCTTGAACATGAATTTTGGGAAAAGATTTACACTGCGGCCAGGTCTTGTATATGTGAAGGACGGAGTAACCCAGTTCCCGGCCCTAACGATCCATTCCAGCTGGTCCCTATAA
- the LOC121782078 gene encoding uncharacterized protein LOC121782078 isoform X2 yields the protein MKLRDRQDKVERLLTFYKSSKGSPFQESGTHVRGNVDVLGAFFVMDGVDEQKYDAVQRSAIRNGIDARLRFETDVREKDKLVAEFSANGKGQGDMLGGSLSLAKILYAAHFSDWFSAVAIPMGAQCRDVAHPTSTHQERGVTSYSDSGPPFLYQHSGSAIGIAVRKMNIVASMAQFVSNFSMQDDADGLGCSLSTLGQIVWDLSRNTKLSLLGVHRVSQPSGQNINLGALAFPLSRFRRYRFSETSAQEEDQPIRNSNGSIALMLNSEIEDSTRIGGWIETKNSNPGHLQWAVTMSDTPEDELGWGLTLGGMLQGPKRLQHFQMETFLNMNFGKRFTLRPGLVYVKDGVTQFPALTIHSSWSL from the exons ATGAAACTCAGGGATAGGCAAGACAAGGTAGAAAGGCTACTCACTTTCTATAAATCTTCCAAGGGAAGTCCATTCCAGGAATCCGGCACTCATGTGAGGGGAAATGTGGATGTACTAGGGGCTTTCTTCGTTATGGATGGTGTTGACGAGCAGAAATATGATGCCGTTCAAAGATCTGCTATTAGAAATGGTATTGATGCAAGACTGAGATTTGAAACTGATGTAAGGGAGAAGGATAAACTTGTAGCAGAATTTTCTGCCAATGGTAAAGGTCAAGGTGATATGCTGGGTGGTTCACTTTCGCTTGCAAAAATTCTCTATGCTGCACATTTTAGTGATTGGTTCTCTGCCGTTGCAATACCAATGGGTGCACAATGCAGAGATGTTGCTCACCCAACAAGTACTCATCAG GAAAGGGGAGTAACTAGCTATTCTGATAGTGGACCTCCATTTCTGTATCAGCATAGTGGCAGTGCCATCGGTATAGCTGTGAGAAAAATGAACATAGTTGCCTCTATGGCGCAGTTTGTATCCAATTTTTCAATGCAGGATGATGCAGATGGATTAGGGTGTTCCTTGAGTACGCTTGGACAGATTGTCTGGGATCTCTCTAGAAACACGAAGCTTTCACTTTTGGGTGTGCACAGAGTCTCCCAGCCATCAGGTCAAAATATCAACCTTGGAGCATTGGCATTCCCCCTGAGCAGATTTAGACGTTACAGATTTTCAGAGACGTCTGCACAGGAGGAAGATCAACCAATACGTAACTCTAATGGCTCCATTGCTCTGATGTTAAACTCAGAAATTGAGGACAGTACAAGGATAGGAGGCTGGATAGAGACCAAAAACTCCAACCCCGGGCACCTGCAGTGGGCAGTGACAATGTCTGATACTCCAGAAGATGAGCTCGGGTGGGGTTTGACCTTGGGTGGGATGTTGCAAGGTCCAAAACGGTTGCAACATTTTCAGATGGAGACATTCTTGAACATGAATTTTGGGAAAAGATTTACACTGCGGCCAGGTCTTGTATATGTGAAGGACGGAGTAACCCAGTTCCCGGCCCTAACGATCCATTCCAGCTGGTCCCTATAA
- the LOC121781008 gene encoding uncharacterized protein LOC121781008, producing the protein MEWRKSYLDVILVPLAFMICMGYHLWLWHKVRTQPLSTIIGTNARGRRFWVAAIMKDNEKKNILAVQTIRNTIMGSTLMATTSILLCSGLAAVISSTYSIKKPLNDTVYGAHGEFMVALKYVTLLLIFLFSFICHSLSIRFNNQVNFLINCPLPDDSEGVITPAYIAELLERGFTLNTIGNRLFYAALPLMLWIFGPVLVFLCSVTMVSMLYNLDVIVAPEKGKSGGADHQSNGHQCEFV; encoded by the exons atggaatGGAGAAAGAGTTATCTGGATGTGATACTGGTGCCGCTGGCGTTTATGATATGCATGGGATATCATTTATGGCTTTGGCATAAGGTTCGAACCCAACCTCTCTCGACCATCATCGGCACCAATGCTCGCGGCCGCAGATTTTGGGTCGCCGCCATCATGAAG GACAACGAGAAGAAAAACATCCTAGCCGTCCAGACAATACGGAACACGATCATGGGGTCGACATTGATGGCGACGACGTCGATCCTCCTGTGCTCGGGGCTGGCGGCGGTGATCAGCAGCACGTACAGCATAAAGAAGCCGCTGAACGACACGGTGTACGGGGCCCACGGGGAGTTCATGGTGGCGCTCAAGTACGTGACGctcctcctcatcttcctcttctCCTTCATCTGCCACTCCCTCTCCATCCGCTTCAACAACCAGGTCAACTTCCTCATCAACTGCCCCCTCCCCGACGACAGCGAAGGCGTCATCACCCCGGCCTACATCGCCGAGCTGCTCGAGCGCGGCTTCACGCTCAACACCATCGGCAACCGCCTCTTCTACGCCGCGCTGCCGCTCATGCTCTGGATATTTGGCCCCGTGCTCGTGTTTCTCTGCTCCGTCACCATGGTGTCGATGCTGTATAACCTCGACGTCATCGTCGCGCCGGAGAAGGGGAAGAGTGGCGGTGCCGATCATCAGAGTAATGGACATCAATGTGAATTTGTGTGA